A region from the Flexibacter flexilis DSM 6793 genome encodes:
- a CDS encoding PorP/SprF family type IX secretion system membrane protein, with the protein MKISKKIYIAAGLLSLSWASMAQNVYYSQFHHAPTLTNPAAVATKNEMSVMLNYRRQWAGVGDGYSTPALSFSRALLKGNDADKRFGGVSVTILQDRTGENGYVQTTGGTVGYAHNVRLSEKLFVALGLQAGVYQRRLDGDRLTTGSQWIGGTYDPNAPINESIGGENKTFAQLNGGLMFYGQNAEGEQTFSLGASLYNLNQPETGNTFSNKLSQNLQVTGSVVAWKNDQYSIVPNARFVQQSNKSQQLNVGSLFRYHTAPQSHLGLGAWYSWDNAVVAMVEWYQPSYIVGLSYDLGASSLKNNGKTVGAPELALAWRKTIGQKIEKPKDTDKDGIVDTEDECPMLAGLPELKGCPDADGDGVADKNDKCPSVAGEKALAGCPDADKDGVADADDECVNVAGLPKFKGCPDTDGDGVADKDDTCPNEKGTAENKGCPVLTTLRGKVLNAKTKQPINAEVTIETIDNQAVANINSDSTTGAFAAAPLASANKTYKIFAKKQGFLAESVDVKDKEGKQSHDLETEILLQPIAAGMKTELKHLNFEPSKAVILAESYPELDKWIVWLKENPKATLEIAGHTDNTGDAKKNLGLSLERAKAIKTYLVSKGIKANRLQTKGYGQTKPVADNATDEGKLKNRRVELIVLRSK; encoded by the coding sequence ATGAAAATTTCTAAAAAAATATATATCGCGGCTGGCTTGCTTTCGCTTTCGTGGGCGAGCATGGCGCAAAACGTTTATTATTCTCAATTCCACCACGCCCCAACGCTCACAAACCCTGCGGCGGTGGCTACCAAAAACGAAATGAGTGTAATGCTCAACTATCGCCGCCAATGGGCTGGCGTGGGCGATGGTTATTCTACGCCTGCACTTTCGTTTTCGCGTGCTTTGCTCAAAGGAAATGACGCAGACAAACGTTTTGGTGGGGTAAGCGTAACGATTTTGCAAGACCGCACAGGTGAAAACGGCTACGTGCAAACTACTGGCGGAACAGTGGGTTATGCGCATAATGTGCGTTTGAGCGAAAAACTTTTTGTGGCATTGGGCTTGCAAGCGGGTGTATATCAACGTCGCTTAGATGGAGACCGACTCACCACAGGCAGCCAATGGATTGGCGGCACTTACGACCCCAACGCACCAATTAACGAAAGCATTGGAGGCGAAAACAAAACTTTCGCGCAACTCAACGGCGGTTTGATGTTTTATGGACAAAATGCCGAAGGCGAACAAACTTTTAGCCTTGGTGCATCGCTTTATAACCTCAATCAGCCCGAAACAGGCAATACATTTAGTAACAAATTGAGCCAAAACCTACAAGTTACGGGTTCGGTAGTGGCATGGAAAAACGACCAATATTCTATTGTTCCTAACGCGCGTTTTGTACAGCAAAGCAATAAAAGCCAACAACTTAATGTAGGCTCATTGTTCCGCTATCACACAGCCCCACAAAGTCATCTTGGTTTGGGTGCTTGGTACAGTTGGGATAATGCTGTGGTAGCCATGGTGGAATGGTATCAGCCGAGTTATATCGTGGGTTTGAGCTATGACCTTGGCGCGAGTTCGCTCAAAAACAATGGCAAAACCGTAGGCGCACCCGAATTGGCGTTGGCTTGGCGCAAAACCATTGGGCAGAAAATCGAAAAACCAAAAGATACGGATAAAGACGGCATCGTGGATACTGAAGACGAATGTCCGATGTTGGCGGGTTTACCTGAGCTGAAGGGTTGCCCTGATGCCGACGGAGACGGCGTAGCCGACAAAAACGACAAATGTCCAAGCGTAGCAGGCGAAAAAGCCTTAGCAGGTTGCCCCGATGCGGATAAAGACGGCGTAGCTGATGCCGACGACGAATGCGTAAATGTGGCTGGTTTGCCAAAATTCAAAGGTTGCCCAGACACGGACGGAGACGGCGTAGCCGACAAAGACGACACTTGTCCAAATGAAAAAGGCACAGCAGAAAACAAAGGTTGCCCTGTGCTTACTACTTTGCGTGGCAAAGTGCTAAACGCCAAAACGAAGCAGCCAATCAATGCAGAAGTAACAATTGAAACAATTGATAACCAAGCTGTAGCAAATATCAATAGCGATTCGACTACAGGTGCTTTTGCCGCTGCACCATTAGCTTCTGCCAATAAAACGTACAAGATTTTTGCTAAAAAACAAGGCTTCTTGGCCGAGTCGGTGGACGTGAAAGACAAAGAAGGCAAACAAAGCCATGACCTTGAAACCGAAATTTTGTTGCAACCAATCGCGGCAGGTATGAAGACCGAACTTAAACATTTGAATTTTGAACCAAGCAAAGCCGTTATTTTGGCAGAGTCTTACCCAGAACTTGACAAATGGATTGTTTGGTTGAAAGAAAACCCTAAAGCTACGCTCGAAATCGCAGGCCACACCGACAACACAGGCGATGCGAAAAAGAATTTGGGACTTTCGCTTGAACGCGCCAAAGCCATCAAAACATATTTGGTGAGCAAAGGAATTAAAGCTAATCGCCTACAAACCAAAGGTTATGGCCAAACAAAACCAGTAGCCGACAATGCTACGGACGAAGGCAAATTGAAAAACCGTCGCGTAGAACTTATCGTTTTGCGCAGCAAATAA
- a CDS encoding tetratricopeptide repeat protein yields the protein MKKVLMLGILGILGNVAVAQPILVTKAAEFLKNKQIDAAKTAIDAASGNPASVNEAKTWYYKGFIYKEVFKQDPVKNKEARLQSVDFFKKSITLDKANEYVGECKANIKFLANTYLQDGTELFNAKKYTDVKAPIRSYVSNIQFADAASFNPEVYSYMAYADEMTGKADSAIFYYEKALEAGYKDALLYDNLANLYHQKKEDKKCLALLKEGAKLYPSDDKIAITEVNVMMANNQLSEIEPILDKAISLNPKNIELYLVQGTALDRIVKANKGIDKEAYFQKRLTAYKKALELDGNNFSANYNMGITYYNRAVDIINDQSYDLDVTMLTKIIDQCSAMFKEAQPFLEKAHKLTPANKNTMLALEGVYYNMNDAHKMKDIQDKLAKIKN from the coding sequence ATGAAAAAAGTGTTGATGCTTGGTATTTTGGGTATTTTGGGAAATGTGGCTGTAGCTCAACCGATTTTGGTTACGAAAGCCGCCGAATTTCTCAAAAATAAACAAATTGATGCTGCTAAAACGGCCATAGACGCTGCCTCTGGCAATCCCGCGTCTGTGAACGAGGCCAAGACTTGGTATTATAAAGGTTTCATTTATAAAGAAGTTTTCAAGCAAGACCCCGTAAAAAATAAAGAAGCACGCTTACAAAGTGTGGATTTTTTCAAAAAATCTATAACACTGGACAAAGCCAACGAATACGTGGGTGAATGTAAAGCCAACATCAAATTTTTGGCCAATACTTACCTACAAGACGGAACAGAACTTTTTAACGCCAAAAAATATACAGACGTAAAAGCACCGATTCGTAGCTATGTAAGTAACATTCAGTTTGCGGATGCAGCCAGTTTCAACCCTGAGGTTTACTCGTATATGGCCTACGCCGACGAGATGACGGGCAAAGCAGATTCAGCGATTTTCTATTACGAAAAAGCATTGGAGGCAGGTTACAAAGATGCCTTGCTTTACGATAACTTGGCCAATCTTTATCACCAAAAGAAAGAAGATAAAAAGTGTTTGGCATTGCTCAAAGAAGGAGCAAAACTCTATCCAAGCGATGACAAAATCGCTATTACGGAAGTAAACGTAATGATGGCCAACAACCAACTTTCAGAAATTGAGCCAATTTTGGATAAAGCCATCAGCCTGAATCCTAAAAACATTGAGTTGTATTTGGTGCAAGGAACGGCGTTGGATCGCATCGTGAAAGCAAACAAAGGCATTGATAAAGAAGCCTATTTCCAAAAACGCCTGACTGCATACAAAAAAGCATTGGAACTTGACGGAAATAACTTTAGTGCCAATTACAACATGGGTATCACGTACTACAATCGTGCGGTGGACATCATCAACGATCAAAGCTACGACCTTGACGTAACGATGCTTACCAAAATTATTGACCAATGCAGCGCAATGTTTAAGGAAGCTCAGCCATTTTTGGAAAAAGCGCATAAACTTACGCCCGCCAACAAAAACACCATGCTTGCGTTGGAAGGTGTCTATTACAACATGAACGACGCGCACAAAATGAAAGACATTCAGGACAAATTAGCCAAAATCAAAAACTAA